Part of the Roseobacter litoralis Och 149 genome, CCCAATGCCACGATAATGTGGTGCGACAGCCCTGCCCCTGCGACCCCGGCGACGATGGCGAAGGTCGTGACCGCCCCGTCAATGCCGCCATAGATCATATCCTTGAGGTGCCCCGCGCGCTGACCTATCGAAAGGCGCTGGGCTATTTCTGTCGGGCTGTGTCCGTGTTCCTGTGTCATGCCTTCAATCTACACGATTAAAACGCGCCGTAATTGAGCAAGATCAAGGGACTGGCGGCCAAATGCCTCTTTTTGCGCAACGGATCCGGCGGGGCTGCGGGACACCTGCGCTGCCACTATCATGTTGATCCCACGACGTTAACTTCTATGCTGGCCCGTACACCCGAAGGGATTTCACGTCTTGAGCAGCCCGCTTTCCAGCCCGACGTTTCGTCGACTATTCGCCGCGCAGATCTGCTCCTTGATCGGAGTCGGGTTGCTCACGGTCGCGCTGTCGCTTGCGGCGTTTCGGATTGGCGGCGCCGCTGCGGGCGGGCAAATTCTAGGGCTGCTGCTGGCGCTGAAAATGGTGGCCTATGTCATGCTCGCGCCGCTTGCAGAAACCCTGTTATCAGGGGTTTCGCGCAAGCGCGCAATGGTATCGCTGGACATGGGGCGTCTGCTGTTGCTTTTGCCCATGGCCTTTGTCACGCAACCTTGGCAAGTCGCCATGCTGGCCTTTGCGTTTTTCGTGCTGGCCGCCGGGTTCACGCCGTTGTTCCAATCGGTGATCCCGGACATTTTGCCTCAGGAGGCCGCCTATACCAAAGCGCTGGCGTGGTCGCGCGTCGCCTACACGACGGAAGCCGTCATGAGCCCGGTCATTGCAGCGGTCATGCTCAAGATCGTGGCGGGGGAGGCTCTGTTTTACGCCGCTGCACTTGCTTTTGCAGGTTCTGTGCTGGCGCTGTTGCTGACACGCTTTCCAACCGGCACACAAGCCCCCCGCAAAGGGCCGTTCCTGAAACGGGTCGGCCATGGGTTTTGGATCTACAGTCACACACCGCGTCTACGGGGATTATTTCTGTTGAACCTGTCGCTCTCCCTGTCCATGGCATGGGTGCTGGTCAACTCCGTGGTTTATGCGGGCACGCGACTGGGCGATTCCGAACATTACTTTCCCATCCTGATGGCCTGTTACGGCGCTGGTGCAGCTTTGGGGGCTGTCACCGTACCGAGATTGCTGACCCGCATCAGCGAACGCCGGGCGATGATCCTAGGGGCATTGGGTTTTGCGGGTGTTGGTGTCGCCTTTTCACTCCTGCCCGCGCCGCAAATGCCGTTTCTGGGCGCGGTCTGGGTGGCCTTTGGTGTGGCATCGTCCCTCGTGCTGACACCCGGCGGTTTGGTGATCACCAAGTCTGCGGCTCAAAAGGATCGCGCTTCGGTATTTGCTGCTCAGTTTTCTGCCAGCCATGCCGGTTGGCTGATTGCCTATCCGTTGGCCGGCTGGTTGGGTAGCTTGCTGTCGCTCGAAACGGCTCTATTGTATCTTTCATTGATATCGATCGTTCTGACACTGATTGCGCTTCGGGTGTGGCCTGTGGATGATCCTCTGGATCTGGCGCACAGCCATCCGGAATTGCCAGACGATCATCCGCATCTACAACAGGTGCCCGCCTATAGCGCGCAGCACCGCCACACACACGCTTTTCGCATCGACGAGCTGCATCCGATCTGGACAGAGCGGTCGGTTTGATGCTGAAATGACAGGACTTTTGCAGGAAGAGGGCTATGACGGTTAAGGATTTCTCGCCAATCGACGCCATGGGTTTGCCCGCACTTGAAGGTCGGATCAAGGAAGATCTGGCGTTTTTGTGCTATCCCGGCAAAGCATGGGTGCCGCAGCGCGAGGGCGTCACCGATGTGGTCATCATCGGCGGCGGCATGTGTGGCATGGTCGCGTGGCTGGGGCTGGCGACGGGCGGCATCCAGAATGTGCGTGTTCTTGACCGGGCAGAGACCGGGCGCGAAGGTCCATGGCTGAGCTATGCGCGGATGGAGACGCTGCGCTCGCCCAAGATGCTGACCGGTCCTGCATTCGGGCACGGCGCCTTGACGTTTCAGGCATGGTATCGCGCGCAATTCGGGGCCGCGAAATGGGATGCGCTGGATAAAATTCCGCGACCGATGTGGATGGCCTATCTGCAATGGTATCGCACCGTGCTGGAGGTTCCGGTGGAAAACGGCATCTCGGTTGATCATGTGGAGCCAGAGGGCGATTTGCTGCGCCTCACCGTCACGGGGGCCGAAACACCAACGATCCTGACCCGCAAACTGATCTTTGCGACGGGTCGGGATGGGACGGGGGGGGCGAATATCCCTGATTTCATCAAGCACCTGCCGGGCCATCTTTGGGCGCATAGTGCGGATGAAATCGACTTTACCCGGCTTGCGGGCAAGCGGGTCGCGGTTATCGGTGTCGGGGCCTCTGCCGTGGACAACGCCGCCGAAGCGCTGGAGCATGGGGCTGCCGAAGTGCGCCACCTGATCCGCCGCAAGGAAATGCCGACGATCAACAAGATGATGGGCATCGGCAGTTTTGGGTTCACAGCGGGGTTTGCTGATCTGCCGGATGAATGGCGTTGGCGCTTCATGCAATACAGCTTTGCAACCCAGACCCCGCCGCCGCACGGCTCGACCCTGCGGGTCAGCCGCCATGAGAACGCCTATTTCCATTTCGGCAAGGCCACGACCCGGATCGACCCGCAGGGCGACGGAGCGATCATTCATTTCGCCGATGGCACCTTTTACGAAGCGGATTTCGTCATTCTGGGCACCGGTTTCGTGATCGACCCCATGGCGCGGCGCGAATTCGGGGACACAGCGGGTGACATACTGCTGTGGCAGGACGTGTACACTCCGCCGGAGGATGAAAAATCAGGTGATCTTGGCCGGTTCCCCTATTTGAACCCGGACTTTACGTTTCGCGAAAAACAGCCCGGCACGGCCCCATGGCTCGCCAACGTCTATTGTTTCAACTACGGGGCTTCGGCCAGTCTGGGCAAGGTCAGCGGGGATATTCCCGGTATCAGCGAGGGCGCGGCCTGGTTGTCGCGCGCCGTGGCGGCAAAGCTATATGCCGAGGATATCGCGGCGCATTGGGAGGGCATCCAGGCTTACGACACGCCCGAACTGAAAGGCGACGAGTGGGAGGCGACCCCCCTTGATGCCCATCCAGAGCCGCAAAAAGGGCGCGTCGCATGAGCATATTCGAAACGACCAGCCTGCGCGTGGCGGGTGTTGAGGTCGATGGTAAGACTGCCGAAGCGATCAGCGGTCGGCACAACATCATCGAAATGACGCAGGCCGCCGAGGATGCGGTTTTACGCCCGCGCGATGCCGGTGCTTTTGGTCACGATCTGCGGGCGGCATTGGCGGCGCGGGTTGCAAGGTTGGCGGAGGATGACGCGCTGGCGTCCCACTACCTTGCAAAGGCAGGGAACAAGGCTGCGCTGGCTGATCCCTCTGAAACCGGGGCGGCGCAGGGACTGTCCGCCGTTCTGGCCTTTGTCGACAAGGTCGCCAATCAGACCCGCGATATTGCGGCTGAGGATGTTTCCGGCTTGCAGACGGCAGGCGTTGAGGATGCGGATATCGTGCGGCTTTGTGAACTGGTGGCGTTTCTGGCCTATCAAACCCGCCTCATCGCCGGGTTGCGTTTGATGCAAGGGGCCGCGTGATGGCCCGTGTCATTCATAAATTCACCCGCAATGTACCGCATTGGCAGCCACGTCTGACGCCGGTCAAACTGGCCGAGGCCACGCCGGAACAGCTTGAGGCGCTTCAGGTCACGCCGTCAAATACCAAAGTGTCGGATTATGTGCTGACGCTGGCGCATGACGTGGAAAGCCTCAAGGTGCGTTCGCCTTTGTTCAACGCGATCATGTATGACGCTGGCGGGTTGTCGCGCTCGGAACGCGAGTTGGGCGCGCTGGCGGCATCCATGGTCAACCGCTGCATCTATTGTGCGGCTGTGCATGCGGATCGTCATGCCAAGATCGAGAAAGACACGACGACAACGGATGCCCTGTTCGCCGCGGGCGAAAAGGCCGATCTGAATCCCAGAGAACGGGCGATATTCGACTTCGCCCGCAAGTCAGCAGAGGCACCGCCCACCGCCGGCAAGGCGGATATGGAGGCGTTGCGGCAGGCCGGTTTGTCGGATGCGGAAATCCTTGATCTGATCCTGTCGGCGGCTCTTTTTGGTTGGGCCAACCGTTTGATGCACGTGCTCGGTGATCCTGTGCGCAAGACGGAGGACGCATGAGCGACGCGGTACGCATAGGGATCACCGGGGCAGGTTCGGTTGCCTTTGGCACCGCTGCATTGTTGCACCAGCAAGGGCATGATCCGATGCTCTGGTCCCCTTCCGGTGCCGGGACCGAGGCGCTGAAAACTGCACCACTGCAGGCTTCGGGCGCAATTGAGGTCACGTTCGAACCGCGCATCGCGGGTTCTGCCGCGGAACTGGCGCGGGAAAACGACATTCTGCTGCTGGCCCTGCCCGCCTATGGGCACAAGGCGGTCATGGACGCGCTGGCACCGCATATCCGCGACGGACAGCATGTCATCATTTCCTCCCATGCATCCCTGGGGGCGGTCTATATGATGCAACTGCTGGCGGCGCGCGGCATCAAAGCGCCCATTACCGCATGGGGGACGACGGTCGTGACCGGCAGGCGGCAGACCGGCAGTGCCGTGCAGGTCAATACCGTGCGCAAACGCGTTGATCTTTGCACCGTGCCTGACACGCAGTCGGATCGCGCCCTTGATGAGTGCAAACGGCTTTTCGGCGACCGGTTCCAGCAGCGCGACGGGTTGCTGGCGATCTCCCTGTCCAACCTCAACCCGCAAAACCACATGGGCATCGCCCTTGGCAACATCACCCGAATGGAGCGGGGCGAGACATGGAGCCAAGGCCAGAATGTGACCCCAACCGTGGGGCGGTTGCTGGAGCAGCTTGATCTGGAACGGCTTGCCATTGCCGAGGCGCTGGGGTTGCAGGTCAAGACCATATTCGAGCACTTCCATCTGAGTTTTCATGTGCCCGTGGCCTCGATTTCCGAGATGAACCAACAGATGCACGCGCAGGGCAATGGCGGCACCGGACCTGCCAGTGCCGACAGTCGATATGTGACCGAAGATGTGCCCTATGGGTTGCAACTGACCGCTGTTCTGGGCCAGCTTGCCGGGATACCTGCGCCGCTGCATGAGGCGGGGATCGCGATATTTTCCGCCATGTACGGCCGTGATTTCAGTAAGGAGAATGCGCTTTTGGCAGCACTGGAGCTGGATAAGTTTACCCTTGATGACCTGACGCAGGCCGCCCGTACCGGCCTGCTCGGGACGGCACCATCGGTGCCACAATAATAAACGATGCGGAAATCACTTCACCCAACAAGGAGACCTGAGACATGACGAAACTGATTTACGACCGCCGCCGCTTTCTGGGCACTGCTGCGATGACGGGTGTGGCGCTTGCCAGCCCGGCGTATCTGCGCCGTGCCTCCGCTTCGGGCGGGGAGGTCAACATCTGGACCTATAACGATTTTGTGCCCGCCGCCTTCAAGGACCAGTTCGAAGCTGAAACCGGCATTAAGGTCAACGTCCGCCTCGTGGACGATCAGGGCAAGCAGTTCAACCTGCTGGCCGCCGAAGCCCCGAACCCGACGGTCGATATCATGACGGTTGCCGGGCACCGGTTCCTGCAGTTCATCGACAGCGAATTGCTGGCACCGCTGGATACCGACCGTCTGGCGAATTGGGGCAACATCAACCCGACGTTCTCCGAAAGCGACTGGGCCACGATCAACGGCAACAAATGGGGCGCGCCGATCCTGTCGGGCATGGAGGTTCTGTCCTACAACACCGATCTGGTGAGCGCGGATGAAGTCAAAAGCTGGAACGCTCTGTTCTCCGAGAAATTCAAAGGTCAAACCGCCTATATCATTCAGGACATGATGTCGATCATCATGCTCAAGATGGGCTATGACGGTAATATGGTCGCCTATATGGACGATCCGGAAAAAGCCGCCGCCATCGTCGAAGAGGCCAAGCAATTCCTGATCGAGCATAAACCGCTGGTGCGCAAATACTACGACAGCGGTGCCGAAATTCAGCAGATGTTCGTCAATCAGGACATCGCGCTTGGTCATAGCTGGAACGGCCCTGCGGCTGCCTTGATCAACGATGGCTTCCCGCTGGCGATGACTATCCCCGAGGAAGGGTCCTACGGCTTTGTCTATACCTATAATATCGCCAACAACGCGCCGAATGTGGACAACGCCTATACGTTCATCAATGCGATCCTCGCCTCGCCCGAGATCGGCGCGGCCATGACCAAGGCATCGGGCTTTATCTCGACCTACAAGGATGCATCGAACCACCTCACGGATCTGGAAAAGAAATCAACGGCCTTCCCGGATGAGGAACTGGCCAGATTGCAGTTCTTCCGCGCTGAGGCG contains:
- a CDS encoding NAD(P)-binding domain-containing protein — encoded protein: MTVKDFSPIDAMGLPALEGRIKEDLAFLCYPGKAWVPQREGVTDVVIIGGGMCGMVAWLGLATGGIQNVRVLDRAETGREGPWLSYARMETLRSPKMLTGPAFGHGALTFQAWYRAQFGAAKWDALDKIPRPMWMAYLQWYRTVLEVPVENGISVDHVEPEGDLLRLTVTGAETPTILTRKLIFATGRDGTGGANIPDFIKHLPGHLWAHSADEIDFTRLAGKRVAVIGVGASAVDNAAEALEHGAAEVRHLIRRKEMPTINKMMGIGSFGFTAGFADLPDEWRWRFMQYSFATQTPPPHGSTLRVSRHENAYFHFGKATTRIDPQGDGAIIHFADGTFYEADFVILGTGFVIDPMARREFGDTAGDILLWQDVYTPPEDEKSGDLGRFPYLNPDFTFREKQPGTAPWLANVYCFNYGASASLGKVSGDIPGISEGAAWLSRAVAAKLYAEDIAAHWEGIQAYDTPELKGDEWEATPLDAHPEPQKGRVA
- a CDS encoding peroxidase-related enzyme (This protein belongs to a clade of uncharacterized proteins related to peroxidases such as the alkylhydroperoxidase AhpD.), with the translated sequence MARVIHKFTRNVPHWQPRLTPVKLAEATPEQLEALQVTPSNTKVSDYVLTLAHDVESLKVRSPLFNAIMYDAGGLSRSERELGALAASMVNRCIYCAAVHADRHAKIEKDTTTTDALFAAGEKADLNPRERAIFDFARKSAEAPPTAGKADMEALRQAGLSDAEILDLILSAALFGWANRLMHVLGDPVRKTEDA
- a CDS encoding MFS transporter, with amino-acid sequence MSSPLSSPTFRRLFAAQICSLIGVGLLTVALSLAAFRIGGAAAGGQILGLLLALKMVAYVMLAPLAETLLSGVSRKRAMVSLDMGRLLLLLPMAFVTQPWQVAMLAFAFFVLAAGFTPLFQSVIPDILPQEAAYTKALAWSRVAYTTEAVMSPVIAAVMLKIVAGEALFYAAALAFAGSVLALLLTRFPTGTQAPRKGPFLKRVGHGFWIYSHTPRLRGLFLLNLSLSLSMAWVLVNSVVYAGTRLGDSEHYFPILMACYGAGAALGAVTVPRLLTRISERRAMILGALGFAGVGVAFSLLPAPQMPFLGAVWVAFGVASSLVLTPGGLVITKSAAQKDRASVFAAQFSASHAGWLIAYPLAGWLGSLLSLETALLYLSLISIVLTLIALRVWPVDDPLDLAHSHPELPDDHPHLQQVPAYSAQHRHTHAFRIDELHPIWTERSV
- a CDS encoding NAD/NADP octopine/nopaline dehydrogenase family protein, translated to MSDAVRIGITGAGSVAFGTAALLHQQGHDPMLWSPSGAGTEALKTAPLQASGAIEVTFEPRIAGSAAELARENDILLLALPAYGHKAVMDALAPHIRDGQHVIISSHASLGAVYMMQLLAARGIKAPITAWGTTVVTGRRQTGSAVQVNTVRKRVDLCTVPDTQSDRALDECKRLFGDRFQQRDGLLAISLSNLNPQNHMGIALGNITRMERGETWSQGQNVTPTVGRLLEQLDLERLAIAEALGLQVKTIFEHFHLSFHVPVASISEMNQQMHAQGNGGTGPASADSRYVTEDVPYGLQLTAVLGQLAGIPAPLHEAGIAIFSAMYGRDFSKENALLAALELDKFTLDDLTQAARTGLLGTAPSVPQ
- a CDS encoding ABC transporter substrate-binding protein, with translation MTKLIYDRRRFLGTAAMTGVALASPAYLRRASASGGEVNIWTYNDFVPAAFKDQFEAETGIKVNVRLVDDQGKQFNLLAAEAPNPTVDIMTVAGHRFLQFIDSELLAPLDTDRLANWGNINPTFSESDWATINGNKWGAPILSGMEVLSYNTDLVSADEVKSWNALFSEKFKGQTAYIIQDMMSIIMLKMGYDGNMVAYMDDPEKAAAIVEEAKQFLIEHKPLVRKYYDSGAEIQQMFVNQDIALGHSWNGPAAALINDGFPLAMTIPEEGSYGFVYTYNIANNAPNVDNAYTFINAILASPEIGAAMTKASGFISTYKDASNHLTDLEKKSTAFPDEELARLQFFRAEANKMKYELVDPAVEAVKAA